One part of the Flavobacterium johnsoniae UW101 genome encodes these proteins:
- a CDS encoding DeoR/GlpR family DNA-binding transcription regulator yields the protein MKKEERQKAILEYLSKEHRVTSIELSEYLSVSEDTIRRDLKELSDQGLLKAVRGGAVAPSPIPLHYRKREKHDIENKKIIAQKAISYLKDGQVVFIDGGTTSLALVASFPYDLKLTVITNSFPVATLAEDLPNIDLIFAGGKMCKTSFTTSSIETVDFFRSFRADVCILGICSIHHERGVTGILYDDSMLKKNMVQNSNFVIALSSIEKVETAESYFVCPIKDINVLVTNVSPEDEILKVYQNTGLIIL from the coding sequence ATGAAAAAGGAAGAACGTCAAAAGGCAATTTTAGAATATTTATCTAAAGAACATCGTGTAACCTCCATAGAATTAAGCGAATACCTAAGTGTTTCTGAAGATACTATCAGACGTGATTTAAAAGAACTTTCAGATCAGGGACTTTTAAAAGCTGTTCGCGGCGGTGCGGTTGCTCCTTCCCCTATTCCATTACATTACAGAAAGAGAGAAAAGCATGATATTGAAAACAAAAAGATTATTGCGCAGAAAGCGATTTCTTATTTAAAAGACGGACAAGTTGTTTTTATTGACGGTGGAACGACTTCTTTAGCATTAGTTGCCAGTTTTCCTTATGATTTAAAATTAACCGTAATTACCAACAGTTTTCCGGTTGCGACATTGGCTGAAGATTTACCCAATATTGATTTAATTTTTGCAGGCGGTAAAATGTGCAAAACTTCCTTCACAACTTCGAGTATTGAAACAGTAGACTTTTTTAGAAGTTTTAGAGCCGATGTGTGTATTTTAGGAATCTGCAGCATTCATCATGAACGCGGTGTTACCGGAATTTTATATGATGATTCAATGCTGAAAAAAAACATGGTTCAGAATTCTAATTTTGTGATCGCATTAAGTTCTATCGAAAAAGTAGAAACTGCAGAATCGTATTTTGTCTGCCCAATAAAAGATATTAATGTTTTGGTAACGAATGTTTCACCAGAAGATGAAATTTTAAAAGTGTATCAAAATACAGGTTTGATCATTCTTTAA
- a CDS encoding GH1 family beta-glucosidase gives MNKIENSFLNKNQFGEDFLWGVSTAAFQIEGAHDSDGKGSSIWDVFTSQKGKIKNGHHALTACDFYNSYQNDIDLIRELNIPNFRFSISWPRIMPTGVHPVNQAGIDYYNKIIDSLLASGIEPWITLYHWDLPHALEVKGGWTNRESVNWFSEYVEVCAQYFGDRVKNWMVINEPSVFTGAGYFLGIHAPGKKGITNYLKAMHHVTLATAAGARILRNKVPEANIGTTFSCTHIEAATESAKDVEAAKRVDTLLNRTFIEPILGLGYPQKDLPVLKKLNNYILEDDLNNLDFDFDFIGLQCYTREVVKSSILTPYIGAELVSAEKRNVISTEMGWEVYPPALYHVLEKFNKYDKIKKIIITENGAAFPDTVTNGKVFDIKRTHYIQDHLEQILKAKKNGLNVEGYFVWSLTDNFEWAEGYNARFGLIHVDFETQKRTIKNSGLWFKDFLS, from the coding sequence ATGAATAAAATTGAAAACTCATTTTTGAACAAAAACCAATTTGGGGAAGATTTCTTGTGGGGTGTTTCTACCGCTGCTTTCCAAATTGAAGGAGCACATGATTCTGATGGAAAAGGTTCTTCTATTTGGGACGTTTTTACTTCTCAAAAAGGAAAAATAAAAAACGGACATCATGCCCTGACTGCCTGCGATTTCTATAACTCGTACCAAAATGATATAGACTTGATTCGGGAATTGAATATTCCAAATTTTAGGTTTTCTATAAGCTGGCCCCGAATTATGCCAACTGGAGTTCATCCGGTAAATCAGGCAGGAATTGATTATTACAATAAAATTATAGACTCTCTGCTGGCATCTGGAATCGAACCCTGGATAACGCTTTACCACTGGGATTTACCGCACGCTCTAGAAGTAAAAGGAGGCTGGACTAACCGTGAATCGGTTAACTGGTTTTCAGAATATGTAGAAGTTTGTGCGCAGTATTTTGGTGATCGTGTCAAAAACTGGATGGTAATCAATGAACCATCTGTTTTTACCGGAGCTGGTTATTTCTTAGGAATTCACGCTCCTGGAAAAAAAGGAATCACAAATTATCTAAAAGCCATGCATCACGTTACTTTAGCGACAGCTGCCGGCGCCAGGATATTACGAAACAAGGTTCCAGAAGCAAACATAGGAACGACTTTTTCATGTACGCATATTGAAGCGGCAACAGAAAGCGCGAAAGATGTTGAAGCCGCAAAACGTGTCGATACTTTACTCAACAGAACATTTATCGAACCTATTTTAGGATTAGGATATCCGCAAAAAGATCTTCCGGTACTTAAAAAACTCAACAATTATATTTTAGAAGACGATTTAAACAATCTCGATTTCGACTTTGATTTTATTGGATTACAGTGTTATACCCGCGAAGTTGTAAAATCTTCTATCCTTACTCCCTACATTGGTGCCGAATTAGTGAGTGCCGAAAAAAGGAATGTAATTTCTACCGAAATGGGCTGGGAAGTATATCCTCCGGCATTGTACCATGTTCTGGAGAAATTCAATAAATACGATAAAATCAAAAAAATCATTATTACCGAAAACGGCGCGGCTTTTCCAGATACGGTTACAAACGGAAAAGTATTCGACATTAAACGAACACATTATATTCAGGACCATTTAGAACAAATCTTAAAGGCCAAAAAAAATGGTCTAAATGTAGAAGGGTATTTTGTGTGGAGTTTAACTGATAACTTCGAATGGGCCGAAGGCTACAACGCTCGCTTCGGACTAATTCATGTCGATTTCGAAACTCAAAAAAGAACCATTAAAAACTCAGGATTATGGTTTAAAGATTTTTTATCTTAA
- a CDS encoding DUF4407 domain-containing protein encodes MTREYYKLPESSAIMRFLWKCAGGDRYLLERATYSDQIKYMCLGGIVFATGALAGIAGGYAFYTIFEPRGSAIDNPIDLQTICIAFFFGIVWGLMIFNIDRFIVTSTGKGDGTEAITIGELKSALPRILMGMIIAMTISKPVEIRMFKTEIDIKLREKQLEQQAEYQKKVDKTYSDREKLLTAEFGTIAKERTALNERIKAAEQAYTDNLMGKGEKVPAGNGPLSRALKSQLDDLTNQLATFDKQNGKDLAELNKRKDILRIEKDKARADNTKIANGLDGLLERIKIAHEVAGFWISLFITLLFMAIELTPIFFKLMLTKTTYDYLAENRDELIKAEYGIEVKYDYYKDKQGVEKHLVINHEAEKLIFEKMKVTEIQKELTKYAVEKYKEREMSKIDNNLDAYINSIEKNEQSS; translated from the coding sequence ATGACACGAGAATATTACAAACTACCTGAGTCTAGTGCAATAATGCGATTTCTGTGGAAATGCGCTGGAGGAGATCGTTATTTACTTGAAAGAGCTACCTATTCTGACCAAATAAAATACATGTGTTTGGGAGGAATTGTTTTTGCAACTGGAGCTTTGGCTGGGATTGCAGGCGGGTATGCCTTTTATACCATATTTGAGCCAAGAGGATCTGCAATTGATAATCCTATTGATTTACAAACTATTTGTATAGCATTTTTCTTTGGAATTGTTTGGGGATTAATGATATTCAACATTGATCGTTTCATTGTGACAAGTACTGGTAAAGGAGATGGAACTGAAGCTATTACTATAGGCGAACTAAAAAGTGCACTTCCTAGAATTTTAATGGGAATGATCATCGCTATGACAATTTCAAAACCTGTTGAAATTAGAATGTTTAAAACCGAAATTGACATAAAACTACGAGAAAAACAACTTGAACAACAAGCTGAATATCAAAAAAAAGTAGATAAAACTTATTCAGATCGAGAAAAATTATTAACTGCAGAATTTGGAACTATTGCGAAAGAAAGGACTGCATTAAATGAACGAATTAAAGCTGCAGAACAAGCTTATACTGATAATTTAATGGGTAAAGGAGAAAAAGTACCCGCTGGAAATGGCCCTTTATCACGAGCATTAAAATCGCAATTAGATGATCTAACCAATCAATTAGCAACTTTTGACAAACAAAATGGAAAAGATTTAGCTGAACTAAATAAAAGAAAAGATATTCTAAGAATAGAAAAAGACAAAGCCAGAGCAGATAATACAAAAATAGCGAATGGTCTCGATGGTTTACTTGAACGCATAAAAATTGCTCATGAAGTAGCCGGTTTTTGGATTTCTCTTTTTATCACTTTACTATTCATGGCAATAGAACTTACTCCTATTTTTTTCAAGCTAATGTTAACCAAAACGACTTATGACTATTTGGCTGAAAACCGTGATGAATTAATTAAGGCAGAATACGGAATTGAGGTAAAATATGATTACTACAAAGATAAACAGGGAGTAGAAAAACATTTAGTGATTAATCATGAGGCTGAAAAGTTAATTTTTGAAAAAATGAAAGTTACAGAAATTCAAAAGGAGCTTACAAAATATGCTGTTGAAAAGTATAAAGAAAGAGAAATGAGTAAAATAGATAACAATCTGGATGCTTATATAAATTCAATCGAAAAAAATGAACAAAGCAGTTAA
- a CDS encoding TolC family protein, with the protein MYKVKTYQYSIALGLCLAVAGCKAPAAETASTSAPVPEAFGNVKSQDTTNTAALKWKDFFKDQNLVELIDIALKNNQELNMTLQEIEIAKNDIRVRKGALLPTVGVRAGAGIEKVGRYTSQGAGDATTEIKPGVETPDPLPDYTIAAYANWEVDIWKKLRNSKKAAVNRYLATVEGKNFVITNLIAEIADSYYELLALDSQLEIVKQTIELQSNALEIVKVQKQAARATELGVQKFQAEVLTSKSLEFDILQKIKENENKINFLLGRYPQEIKREKTNFTDLLPAVVNSGIPSQLLANRPDVKQAELELVAAKLDVKVAKAEFYPSLDISAAFGVQAFKPSYLFTFPESILYSLAGDLAAPLINRNAIKAEFSSANARQLQALYNYDKTILNAYLEVSTQLSKIENLQKGYDLKSQQVDALNRSIDVSNDLFKSARVDYFEVLMTQRDALEAKLELIDTKKEQLNAAVHVYRDLGGGWK; encoded by the coding sequence ATGTATAAAGTTAAAACATATCAATACAGTATTGCATTGGGCTTATGTCTTGCCGTGGCAGGATGTAAAGCTCCTGCAGCTGAAACAGCAAGTACAAGTGCTCCTGTTCCTGAAGCATTTGGAAACGTTAAATCTCAGGATACAACTAATACTGCAGCCTTAAAATGGAAAGATTTCTTTAAGGATCAAAATTTAGTTGAACTAATCGATATTGCGCTGAAAAACAATCAGGAACTGAATATGACTTTGCAGGAAATTGAAATTGCAAAGAATGATATCAGAGTTCGTAAAGGCGCTTTACTGCCAACAGTTGGTGTTCGTGCCGGTGCAGGAATCGAAAAAGTGGGTAGATATACAAGTCAGGGAGCAGGTGATGCTACAACAGAAATAAAACCTGGAGTAGAAACACCAGATCCATTACCGGATTATACCATTGCTGCTTATGCAAATTGGGAAGTAGATATCTGGAAAAAACTGCGTAATTCTAAAAAGGCAGCTGTAAACCGTTATTTAGCTACAGTTGAAGGTAAAAACTTTGTAATTACAAACTTAATTGCTGAAATCGCTGATTCTTATTATGAATTATTAGCTTTAGACAGCCAATTGGAAATCGTAAAACAGACAATTGAATTACAGAGCAATGCTTTGGAAATTGTAAAAGTTCAGAAACAAGCAGCTAGAGCTACAGAACTTGGAGTTCAGAAGTTTCAGGCTGAGGTTTTAACTTCAAAAAGTTTAGAGTTTGATATTCTTCAGAAAATTAAAGAAAACGAAAACAAAATCAACTTTTTGTTAGGACGTTATCCACAGGAAATAAAAAGAGAGAAAACCAATTTTACAGACTTGCTTCCGGCAGTTGTAAACTCTGGAATTCCATCTCAGTTACTTGCAAATCGTCCAGATGTTAAACAGGCCGAATTAGAGTTAGTAGCTGCAAAACTAGATGTAAAAGTAGCAAAGGCTGAATTTTATCCTTCATTGGATATTTCTGCTGCTTTTGGAGTTCAGGCTTTTAAACCTTCTTATTTGTTTACATTCCCTGAGTCAATTTTGTATTCATTAGCAGGAGATCTTGCTGCGCCGCTTATTAATAGAAATGCTATTAAAGCAGAGTTTTCAAGCGCTAATGCAAGACAGCTTCAGGCTTTGTACAATTACGATAAAACAATTTTGAATGCATATTTAGAAGTTTCAACACAACTTTCTAAAATCGAAAATCTTCAAAAAGGTTACGATTTAAAATCACAGCAGGTTGATGCTTTAAATAGATCAATTGATGTTTCAAATGATTTGTTTAAATCTGCGAGAGTAGATTATTTTGAAGTTTTGATGACGCAGAGAGATGCATTAGAAGCAAAACTTGAATTAATCGACACTAAAAAAGAACAATTAAATGCTGCGGTTCATGTTTACAGAGACCTGGGCGGCGGATGGAAATAA
- a CDS encoding 5' nucleotidase, NT5C type — MKKKTIAIDMDGVLADVESQIIDHYNKAYGTNLTKEGIQGLSEEEAFKERELLFEILNKDNFFRTLPVMPDAVESVRELQKNFEIFIVSAATEFPISLAEKVAWLGEHFPFIKWENIVLCGSKRIINTDYLIDDHCKNLDYCMGKPIMFTAFHNINQTHHLRVNNWKEAVAVLNETL, encoded by the coding sequence ATGAAAAAGAAAACAATTGCAATAGATATGGATGGTGTTCTCGCTGATGTCGAATCGCAGATAATAGACCATTACAATAAAGCCTACGGAACCAATTTAACAAAAGAAGGTATTCAGGGATTAAGTGAAGAGGAAGCTTTTAAGGAAAGAGAATTGTTATTTGAAATTCTAAACAAGGATAATTTTTTTAGAACACTGCCTGTAATGCCAGATGCTGTTGAAAGTGTGCGTGAACTGCAAAAGAATTTTGAGATTTTTATAGTTTCTGCTGCAACAGAATTCCCAATTTCATTAGCTGAAAAAGTAGCCTGGCTTGGCGAACATTTTCCTTTTATTAAATGGGAAAACATTGTTTTATGCGGCAGTAAAAGAATCATCAATACTGATTATTTAATAGACGATCACTGCAAAAACCTAGATTACTGTATGGGTAAACCTATTATGTTTACTGCATTTCACAATATAAACCAAACGCATCATTTAAGGGTAAACAACTGGAAAGAAGCGGTTGCAGTTTTAAACGAAACATTATAA
- a CDS encoding DUF4407 domain-containing protein: protein MNKAVNEIRLFLFTCSGEDNYILKRCNKRIQTRFALLGFFVLLIFIGCFFSATFFIISLFNGAHFFGITIGFIWGAVVVNMYLLLLHTISPAIIPLSSKRKKSKNSNNNVEINTNQNSFVNLSMILRIGFMTLLAIIIAQPLSVYLLSHSVQNDIEKHKISERIKLYTLTNSQLIKEELINRKEFNNKVISQLNYAETKSLQNQIGIINSKIKTDSLFVINTIKKLTQFNKIDRKFSLSNKEELQKIKILNDLENLLANELTSDKNFIIDINSIAIGGSLKSDFDNFKNNLNTLVTNKIDNYNSLNNLLNKSNFYVKTIQLLFTGNPISWIITVIVCLVFVFPIYSKYKARNLCSRIFKTNERNERDIVKLREELIKTTDFNWLESKIKSVNINSINTSDYYFQRMLIEHRIILEEYENSKKVFTKILSHNISSFNKESLKRLRPLLDKLKHFNFQKYSVIERSINKEYTDEEMRKYEYWLDSPFRTKMRLITKISNNEKGLLDFLYDQKPEND, encoded by the coding sequence ATGAACAAAGCAGTTAACGAAATTCGGCTTTTTTTATTTACATGTTCTGGAGAAGATAATTACATTTTAAAAAGATGTAATAAACGAATCCAGACAAGATTTGCATTGCTTGGCTTTTTTGTTCTTCTAATATTTATTGGATGTTTTTTCAGTGCAACTTTTTTTATTATTTCATTATTTAATGGAGCTCATTTTTTTGGCATCACAATTGGTTTTATTTGGGGAGCAGTAGTTGTAAATATGTATTTATTATTACTCCATACTATCTCACCAGCAATAATTCCTTTATCATCAAAAAGAAAAAAGAGCAAAAACTCCAATAACAATGTCGAAATAAATACGAACCAAAACAGTTTTGTAAATCTTTCCATGATTTTGAGAATTGGCTTCATGACTTTATTAGCGATCATTATTGCTCAACCTTTAAGCGTATATCTGCTCTCACACTCCGTACAAAATGATATTGAAAAACATAAAATCTCGGAAAGAATTAAACTATACACATTAACAAACAGTCAATTAATTAAAGAAGAACTTATTAATCGAAAAGAATTTAATAACAAGGTTATTAGTCAGTTAAATTATGCAGAAACAAAATCCCTTCAAAATCAAATTGGCATAATAAATTCAAAAATTAAAACAGATAGTTTATTCGTTATCAACACAATAAAGAAATTAACTCAATTTAATAAAATTGACAGAAAATTTAGTTTAAGTAATAAAGAGGAATTACAGAAAATAAAAATATTAAATGACCTCGAAAATTTATTAGCCAATGAATTAACATCAGATAAGAATTTTATAATAGATATTAATTCTATAGCTATAGGTGGTTCACTAAAATCAGATTTTGATAATTTCAAAAACAATTTAAATACTTTAGTCACAAATAAGATTGATAACTATAATTCTTTAAATAATCTTTTAAATAAAAGCAATTTTTATGTAAAAACAATTCAATTGTTATTTACTGGAAATCCAATTTCATGGATTATTACAGTAATTGTTTGTTTAGTATTTGTTTTCCCAATTTACTCTAAATACAAAGCACGTAATTTATGTTCGAGAATATTTAAAACCAATGAAAGAAATGAACGTGATATTGTTAAATTAAGAGAAGAACTTATAAAGACAACAGATTTTAATTGGCTAGAAAGTAAAATAAAATCAGTTAATATAAACAGTATTAATACGTCAGATTATTATTTCCAACGAATGTTAATCGAGCATCGAATTATTCTAGAAGAGTACGAAAATTCAAAAAAGGTATTTACAAAAATCCTCTCTCATAATATATCATCTTTCAACAAAGAATCTTTAAAAAGACTAAGGCCATTATTAGACAAATTAAAGCATTTTAATTTTCAAAAGTATAGTGTAATCGAAAGATCAATTAATAAAGAATATACTGATGAAGAAATGCGTAAATATGAATATTGGTTAGATTCTCCTTTTAGAACTAAAATGAGATTAATTACAAAGATTTCAAATAATGAAAAAGGACTACTAGACTTCCTCTACGATCAAAAACCTGAAAACGATTAG
- a CDS encoding DUF4359 domain-containing protein — MKTKHYAIIGVCIFLLITALTNPSTEKHKEEVKLKMNAFLEKEMSKEKTNQNDELSAAGSLMGNALAKSMINMMVDNMVSSSNYILFSTTNVTVEGKTKTIGFGILGNIFLSSKIDEAIKQ, encoded by the coding sequence ATGAAAACGAAGCATTATGCAATTATCGGAGTTTGTATATTCTTATTAATTACAGCGTTAACAAACCCAAGTACTGAAAAACACAAAGAAGAAGTAAAATTGAAAATGAATGCGTTTCTGGAAAAAGAAATGAGCAAAGAAAAAACGAATCAAAATGATGAATTATCCGCAGCTGGCAGCTTAATGGGAAATGCATTAGCAAAATCGATGATAAACATGATGGTAGATAATATGGTTTCATCTTCAAATTACATCCTTTTTTCTACAACAAATGTTACCGTTGAAGGAAAAACTAAAACTATTGGTTTTGGTATTTTAGGAAATATCTTTTTATCTAGTAAAATTGATGAAGCAATAAAACAGTAA
- a CDS encoding ATP-binding protein, protein MLRSPFFYFFILLFLFSCKEKETINLKNKSIQKEAFALRNKAIESFDQQKFNTSFYQFNKSKALYETIKDSANISYILIRIAEIHQINGDYYGSKEIVTEALPYIKKKGDYTASINTKLGVADKELSLYDDAIYYYKLAASEYTDPLLKQAPIQNIAAVYIHQKKYDKAILILDSLLQSFSSKDLKEKVKTSDESVLLDNLGYAYFKNGDEVKGLNLMNEGLQNRIENNDTYGSIESYLHFADYYSKKDIQKSDENALLAYKAATKLNSIDERLEALQILISNDNTSNTPKYTQKYFTLNDSIIKVRNNFKNKSAKIKYDAKKEKDENEKLRLEKAENQLSLQRAKYLRIVFAIVFVFLVILIVILIRYYKNKNKAIEFKTSYNTETRIAKKIHDELANDVFQVIAFTESQPLAAENTKENLLQKLDDIYSRVRGISRENNSIDTGANFTRTIKEMLSAYNTRERNIMATNLENIHWENIDDIKKITISRILQELMVNMKKHSEAKIVVIKFESDHKSISINYKDNGKGCDKNMIVQNGLQNMTNRILSANGTIDIDTEPGKGFKVKISMPQQTHIKVKEKFAS, encoded by the coding sequence ATGTTACGATCCCCGTTTTTTTATTTTTTTATTTTGCTTTTTCTTTTTTCCTGCAAAGAAAAAGAAACCATTAACCTTAAAAATAAATCTATACAAAAGGAGGCTTTTGCTTTGCGAAATAAAGCAATTGAAAGTTTTGATCAACAGAAATTCAATACTTCTTTTTATCAGTTTAATAAATCAAAAGCTCTTTATGAAACCATAAAAGACAGTGCTAATATTTCCTATATACTTATTCGAATTGCAGAAATTCATCAGATTAATGGTGATTATTATGGCAGTAAAGAGATTGTCACCGAAGCATTACCATATATTAAAAAAAAGGGAGATTACACTGCCAGCATTAATACCAAACTTGGAGTTGCAGACAAAGAACTTTCTCTTTATGATGATGCCATTTATTACTACAAACTAGCAGCAAGTGAATATACTGACCCTCTCTTAAAGCAAGCACCTATACAAAATATTGCAGCTGTTTACATTCACCAAAAAAAGTACGATAAAGCTATCCTTATATTAGATTCTCTTTTACAATCTTTTTCCAGTAAAGATTTAAAGGAGAAAGTTAAAACAAGTGATGAATCTGTACTACTTGATAATTTGGGTTATGCTTATTTTAAAAACGGAGACGAAGTTAAAGGACTCAATTTGATGAATGAAGGTCTGCAAAACAGAATTGAAAATAATGATACTTACGGTAGCATAGAAAGCTATCTGCACTTTGCCGATTATTACTCTAAAAAAGATATTCAAAAATCGGATGAAAATGCTCTTTTAGCCTACAAAGCTGCTACAAAACTGAACAGCATTGACGAAAGATTAGAAGCACTGCAAATACTAATTTCAAACGACAATACTTCTAATACTCCAAAGTATACTCAGAAGTACTTTACATTAAATGACAGCATCATCAAGGTTCGAAATAATTTTAAAAACAAGTCTGCTAAAATTAAATATGATGCCAAAAAAGAAAAAGATGAAAACGAAAAACTTCGTTTAGAAAAAGCAGAAAATCAATTGTCACTTCAAAGAGCCAAGTATCTGAGAATTGTTTTTGCGATTGTTTTTGTTTTTTTAGTCATTCTAATAGTGATCTTAATACGCTATTATAAAAATAAAAACAAAGCCATCGAATTTAAAACTTCGTACAACACAGAAACCCGAATTGCTAAAAAAATCCACGATGAATTAGCAAACGATGTTTTCCAGGTAATTGCTTTTACTGAATCTCAGCCCTTAGCTGCAGAAAATACCAAGGAAAATCTGCTGCAAAAATTAGATGATATTTACAGCCGCGTAAGAGGAATTTCCAGAGAGAATAATAGTATAGATACCGGAGCAAATTTTACACGCACTATAAAAGAAATGCTCTCAGCTTATAACACACGTGAAAGAAATATCATGGCAACCAATTTAGAAAACATACATTGGGAAAACATTGACGATATTAAAAAGATTACCATCAGCCGAATTCTACAGGAATTAATGGTAAATATGAAAAAACACAGTGAAGCAAAAATTGTAGTCATAAAATTTGAAAGTGATCATAAATCAATTTCAATAAATTATAAGGACAATGGCAAAGGCTGTGATAAAAACATGATCGTGCAAAACGGTCTTCAAAACATGACAAACCGCATCCTGTCTGCTAATGGAACTATTGATATTGACACAGAACCCGGTAAAGGATTTAAAGTGAAAATATCCATGCCTCAGCAAACTCATATTAAAGTAAAAGAAAAGTTTGCCTCTTAG